The following coding sequences lie in one Peribacillus frigoritolerans genomic window:
- a CDS encoding GNAT family N-acetyltransferase yields MQIVAKRMIAADTVKDFFIQHWETTQVVFSRGLFHYAELEGFGVMDENEKITGLGTYKLSDHVCQIISLNSEHENQGVGSSLLYVMENIAKEKNCHTIKAITTNDNLQALKFFQKRGYVISEVVKNAVEESRKIKPEIPFYSFDGIPIRDEIILEKYL; encoded by the coding sequence ATGCAAATCGTAGCTAAAAGAATGATTGCGGCAGATACGGTCAAGGATTTTTTCATTCAGCACTGGGAGACGACCCAAGTCGTTTTTTCAAGAGGCTTGTTTCATTATGCGGAACTTGAGGGCTTTGGGGTGATGGACGAAAATGAAAAAATCACGGGGTTGGGAACATACAAATTGTCCGACCATGTATGTCAGATCATCTCTTTGAACAGTGAGCATGAGAATCAAGGTGTTGGCTCATCATTGCTTTATGTGATGGAAAATATCGCTAAGGAAAAAAATTGCCATACTATTAAAGCGATTACAACGAACGATAATCTACAGGCATTGAAGTTTTTTCAAAAGCGTGGTTATGTCATTTCGGAAGTCGTTAAAAATGCCGTGGAAGAATCACGGAAAATCAAGCCGGAAATTCCATTTTACAGTTTTGATGGAATTCCGATCCGAGACGAGATAATTCTGGAGAAATACTTATAA